One part of the Thermodesulfovibrio sp. 3462-1 genome encodes these proteins:
- the prmC gene encoding peptide chain release factor N(5)-glutamine methyltransferase, with protein MKALEKIKQLVGKFSIDPKEAQQIVCHVLKIEKVQLYTRNPEITSDEEQTMNFFVERRLKREPLQYILGECFFYNLKIKVGPGVLIPRQETEILVDEVLKSKNLIAHTGQRILDLCTGSGCIALAIGKNIPEFQIFGIDISEKAIKYAAENKVLNNVKNVFFLVGDLFNPFKEKIFSCITANPPYVKTGQIHELQPEIKNYEPLEALNGGIDGLIFYRKILDGAKKYLLKNGLIFLEIGAGQADEICAYALMRGFEVSNVVKDLAGIQRVMILKNSKADETQI; from the coding sequence GTGAAGGCTCTTGAAAAAATAAAACAGCTTGTTGGCAAATTTTCTATTGATCCGAAAGAAGCACAGCAAATTGTCTGTCATGTTTTAAAAATTGAAAAGGTTCAACTTTATACCAGAAATCCTGAAATAACTTCTGATGAAGAGCAAACTATGAATTTTTTTGTTGAAAGAAGGCTAAAAAGAGAACCCCTCCAGTATATTCTTGGAGAATGCTTTTTTTACAACCTTAAAATAAAGGTAGGACCGGGAGTATTAATTCCAAGGCAGGAAACTGAAATTCTGGTAGATGAAGTGTTGAAGAGTAAAAATTTAATTGCACATACAGGACAGAGAATACTTGATTTATGCACAGGCTCAGGATGTATTGCTTTAGCAATAGGTAAAAATATTCCTGAATTCCAGATTTTTGGCATTGATATTTCAGAAAAAGCAATAAAATACGCAGCAGAAAATAAGGTATTGAACAATGTAAAAAATGTTTTTTTTCTTGTTGGAGATTTATTTAATCCCTTTAAAGAAAAAATTTTTTCCTGTATTACAGCAAATCCCCCTTATGTAAAAACAGGACAAATACATGAATTACAGCCTGAGATTAAAAACTATGAACCTCTGGAAGCATTAAATGGAGGGATAGATGGACTCATTTTTTATAGAAAAATTCTTGATGGCGCTAAAAAATATCTTTTAAAGAATGGATTGATTTTTTTAGAGATAGGAGCAGGACAGGCAGATGAAATCTGTGCTTATGCATTGATGAGAGGTTTTGAGGTAAGCAATGTAGTAAAAGATCTTGCAGGAATTCAAAGAGTTATGATATTAAAAAACAGTAAGGCAGATGAAACTCAAATTTAG
- a CDS encoding C39 family peptidase, with protein sequence MKLKFRNIFLFLMLLTSFASAEEYIIQSVPFFPSEDFQCGPASLAMVLNFWGVKITPEEIAREIYSKDARGTADFDMIMFTEKKGFKALQYRGNIEDIKEKIKAQKPLIVMTDEGFWFYKKYHYMVVVGFDESTVIVNSGAEKHKRIDTEVFIKKWGKTGFWTLLIER encoded by the coding sequence ATGAAACTCAAATTTAGAAATATTTTTCTTTTTTTAATGTTGCTAACATCTTTTGCCTCTGCCGAAGAGTATATTATACAATCTGTTCCTTTTTTTCCTTCAGAGGATTTTCAATGCGGTCCTGCATCCTTAGCAATGGTTTTAAATTTTTGGGGAGTAAAAATCACTCCAGAGGAAATTGCAAGGGAAATTTACAGTAAAGATGCTCGTGGAACAGCTGATTTTGACATGATTATGTTTACAGAAAAAAAGGGATTCAAGGCGTTACAATACAGAGGAAACATTGAAGATATAAAAGAAAAGATAAAAGCTCAGAAACCGTTGATAGTCATGACAGATGAAGGATTTTGGTTTTATAAGAAATATCATTACATGGTAGTTGTCGGATTTGATGAATCTACTGTTATAGTAAATTCAGGAGCTGAAAAGCATAAACGAATTGATACTGAAGTTTTTATAAAAAAATGGGGAAAAACAGGATTTTGGACACTTTTAATAGAGAGATAG
- the glgC gene encoding glucose-1-phosphate adenylyltransferase: MAKVLAIILAGGKGERLFPLTSFRSKPSVPFGARYRIVDFVLSNLVNSQIYSIYLLVQYKSQSLIEHIRQNWFFSSVGRDHFVTVVPPQMRMGPEWFQGTADAVFQNIGLIKEHKPDIVLIFGADHIYRMDIRQMIKFHIENDAEVTVAARPIPIKQASAFGVIVANSNQKITGFQEKPKQPQPMPDNPQMAYVSMGNYIFNSDILVDALVRAEKKKQHDFGAHVIPELVERGARVYAYDFDKNEIPGIKPYEERGYWRDVGTISTYFDAHMDMLGEKPVFEIYNKMWPIYPSRYEGPPVKILDGQIRNSVIADGALIYGGKIENSFIRSGCIIEEGAQVKDSLIMDDVVVKRNSRLYRVIVDKKNVVYEGEEIGFSREKDRFRCHIDSSGICIIPRAARYNDWIKEISRI, encoded by the coding sequence ATGGCAAAAGTTTTAGCAATTATTCTTGCAGGAGGCAAGGGTGAAAGACTTTTTCCCTTAACTTCTTTCAGGTCAAAACCTTCAGTGCCCTTTGGAGCAAGATACAGAATTGTTGATTTTGTCTTAAGCAATCTTGTTAATTCCCAAATTTACTCCATCTATCTTCTTGTTCAGTATAAATCCCAATCACTTATTGAGCATATTAGACAGAACTGGTTTTTTTCATCAGTTGGCAGAGATCACTTTGTAACAGTTGTTCCACCTCAGATGAGAATGGGGCCTGAATGGTTTCAGGGAACAGCTGATGCAGTTTTTCAAAACATTGGATTAATTAAAGAGCACAAGCCTGATATTGTTTTAATTTTTGGTGCTGATCACATTTACAGAATGGATATAAGACAGATGATAAAATTTCATATTGAAAATGATGCTGAGGTTACTGTAGCTGCAAGGCCTATTCCAATAAAACAGGCTTCAGCATTTGGAGTAATTGTGGCAAATTCAAACCAGAAAATCACAGGATTTCAAGAAAAACCGAAGCAACCACAGCCCATGCCTGATAACCCTCAGATGGCTTATGTTTCAATGGGTAATTATATTTTTAACAGTGATATTTTGGTTGATGCTTTAGTGAGAGCTGAAAAGAAAAAACAGCACGATTTTGGTGCTCATGTTATTCCCGAGCTTGTTGAAAGAGGGGCAAGAGTTTATGCATATGATTTTGATAAGAATGAAATCCCTGGCATTAAACCATATGAAGAGCGAGGTTATTGGAGGGATGTAGGAACAATTAGTACTTATTTCGATGCTCATATGGATATGCTTGGAGAAAAACCTGTTTTTGAAATTTACAATAAGATGTGGCCTATTTATCCTTCAAGATATGAAGGGCCACCTGTAAAAATTCTTGATGGACAAATAAGAAATAGCGTTATCGCTGATGGAGCATTAATTTATGGCGGTAAGATAGAAAATTCTTTCATAAGAAGCGGATGCATAATAGAGGAAGGAGCTCAGGTAAAAGATTCTTTAATTATGGATGATGTTGTTGTAAAAAGAAATAGTAGGCTTTACAGGGTTATAGTAGATAAAAAGAATGTGGTTTATGAAGGAGAAGAAATTGGATTTTCACGTGAAAAGGATCGTTTCCGCTGTCATATAGATTCTTCAGGAATCTGTATTATTCCAAGAGCAGCAAGATACAATGATTGGATTAAAGAAATCAGCCGTATTTAG
- a CDS encoding ABC transporter substrate binding protein, with amino-acid sequence MIGLKKSAVFRIIFIFLFVFCLSAHAQDKKKILLLNSYHQGLSWTDNIMIGIKESLKPLENSIDYYVEYMDTKRFYGEKYFNKIFDLLKQKYHGIKFDLIIVSDNDALLFTMKHYNELFYGVPVVFCGINNFKDSLIEKYRKWFTGVAEETDVEGTIDIALKLHPDTKRVYIINDITTTGLAMKRTLFEIFPKFADKVKFIILENPDMKELQKKVETIPPKSIILLLLVNRDRTGNFFAYEESLDLLYPHTNSPIYSVWDFYLGRGIVGGKLTSAFLQGKKAGELAMQILQGKSPSEIPVIKESPNEFMFDYNELKRFHVSLNKLPKESRVINLPESFWVKYRKTLISITLIFIGLSLVIVVLSINISKRKKVEKELRLSEEKYRDLYDNAPDMYHSVDKNGIIIECNETEAKMLGYRKEEIIGKPITYFMTEESRKAQEEFFPNIGKYSFIQVERDFVRKDGSVFTAALNVYVEVDEKGNFVKTKTIGRDITYRKKIEEELRKSKEALRKLSVYLQNVREKERKEIAREIHDEMGQSLTALKLSLSWIRKRIEDEFLQEKFDETLSIVNALIKQVQNISNRLRPSLIDHLTLEDAIMWQVKEFERNTSIRCSVEISEDSVKLARNISLNIFRIFQEALTNVARHANATLVNIKMFRSNGSVLLIIKDNGMGIPEEKIKSPESFGLMAMRERAYSINATFDIRRIPEGGTEVILSVPLRENE; translated from the coding sequence ATGATTGGATTAAAGAAATCAGCCGTATTTAGAATAATTTTTATTTTTTTATTTGTTTTTTGCTTATCAGCTCACGCTCAGGATAAAAAAAAGATTTTGCTTCTTAACTCCTATCATCAGGGATTGAGCTGGACAGACAATATAATGATAGGAATTAAAGAATCATTAAAGCCATTAGAAAACAGTATTGATTACTATGTTGAATATATGGATACTAAACGTTTTTATGGAGAAAAATACTTCAACAAAATTTTTGATCTTCTAAAACAAAAATACCATGGGATTAAGTTTGATTTGATAATTGTGTCGGATAATGACGCTCTTTTATTCACTATGAAACATTATAACGAACTGTTTTACGGGGTGCCTGTGGTTTTCTGCGGAATCAATAATTTTAAAGATAGCCTGATAGAAAAATATAGAAAATGGTTTACAGGAGTTGCCGAGGAAACAGATGTTGAAGGAACAATTGATATAGCACTTAAGCTTCATCCAGATACAAAAAGAGTTTATATTATTAATGACATCACAACAACCGGATTAGCGATGAAAAGAACACTTTTTGAGATATTTCCAAAATTCGCAGATAAAGTAAAATTCATTATTCTTGAGAATCCGGATATGAAAGAACTTCAGAAAAAAGTTGAGACAATTCCACCAAAAAGTATCATCCTTCTTTTGCTCGTAAACAGAGACAGAACAGGCAATTTCTTTGCTTATGAAGAAAGCCTTGATTTGCTTTATCCTCATACCAATTCTCCCATATACAGTGTATGGGATTTTTATCTTGGCAGAGGAATTGTAGGTGGTAAATTGACAAGCGCATTTTTGCAGGGCAAAAAAGCAGGGGAGCTGGCTATGCAAATTTTACAAGGTAAAAGCCCTTCTGAAATTCCAGTTATTAAAGAAAGTCCAAATGAATTTATGTTTGACTATAATGAACTTAAAAGATTTCATGTCTCTTTAAATAAGCTTCCAAAAGAAAGCAGAGTCATAAATTTGCCTGAAAGCTTCTGGGTAAAATACCGAAAAACATTGATAAGTATTACCTTAATTTTTATTGGATTGTCCCTCGTAATAGTTGTCCTTTCAATAAACATCTCAAAGAGGAAAAAAGTTGAAAAAGAGTTAAGACTCTCAGAGGAAAAATACAGAGATCTTTACGATAATGCACCAGATATGTATCACTCAGTTGATAAAAATGGAATTATTATTGAATGCAATGAAACAGAGGCAAAAATGCTGGGATACAGAAAAGAAGAGATAATTGGTAAACCTATAACATACTTTATGACAGAAGAATCAAGAAAAGCACAGGAAGAGTTTTTCCCTAACATAGGAAAATACAGTTTTATTCAAGTTGAAAGAGACTTTGTCCGAAAAGATGGCTCAGTTTTCACTGCTGCTTTAAATGTTTATGTAGAGGTGGATGAAAAGGGAAATTTTGTTAAAACAAAAACAATAGGAAGAGATATTACATACAGAAAGAAAATTGAGGAAGAACTCAGGAAATCAAAAGAAGCTCTAAGAAAACTTTCCGTATATTTGCAGAATGTAAGAGAAAAGGAAAGGAAGGAAATTGCCAGAGAAATTCATGATGAAATGGGACAGTCTCTCACTGCGTTAAAACTTTCTTTGTCATGGATTAGAAAAAGGATCGAAGATGAATTTTTACAGGAAAAATTTGATGAAACATTAAGCATAGTAAATGCCTTGATAAAACAGGTTCAGAATATATCAAACAGACTCCGTCCTTCTTTAATTGACCATTTAACCCTGGAAGATGCTATAATGTGGCAGGTCAAGGAATTTGAGAGAAATACTTCAATACGGTGCAGCGTTGAGATTTCAGAAGACAGCGTGAAATTAGCAAGAAACATATCTTTAAATATTTTCAGAATATTCCAGGAAGCACTTACAAATGTGGCAAGACATGCTAATGCAACCCTGGTTAATATTAAAATGTTTCGATCAAATGGCAGTGTTTTGTTAATTATTAAAGACAATGGTATGGGGATACCAGAAGAGAAAATTAAGAGTCCTGAATCATTCGGTTTAATGGCAATGAGAGAAAGGGCTTATTCTATAAATGCAACCTTTGACATACGAAGAATCCCGGAAGGAGGAACTGAAGTAATTCTCTCAGTTCCTTTAAGAGAAAATGAATAA
- a CDS encoding response regulator transcription factor: MNKKLKVLIVDDHTLFRKGLKEILLDNPYITECKEAKTGYEAIDILSKENFDIVFLDIAMPDMDGIETLKKIKNEHPETKILMLSMYPEEQYAIRSLKYGASGYLNKSAEPDELLNAVNKIIKGGKYIPQAFSEKLIHYIDKSWEIPPHEKLSEREFQVFLMIAKGKSLIEIARELSISIKTVSTYRARILEKLGCENNAEIINYAIKNGLIA; the protein is encoded by the coding sequence ATGAATAAAAAACTGAAAGTTTTAATCGTTGATGACCATACTCTCTTTAGAAAAGGATTAAAGGAAATTCTTCTTGATAATCCTTATATTACAGAATGCAAAGAAGCTAAAACTGGTTACGAAGCCATTGATATTCTTTCAAAAGAAAATTTTGATATAGTATTTCTTGATATAGCAATGCCTGATATGGATGGGATAGAAACCCTAAAAAAAATTAAAAATGAGCATCCTGAAACAAAAATACTTATGCTCAGCATGTATCCTGAAGAGCAGTATGCTATAAGATCGTTAAAATATGGAGCTTCAGGTTATCTCAATAAATCTGCAGAACCAGATGAACTTTTAAATGCAGTTAATAAAATAATAAAAGGCGGTAAATACATTCCACAGGCTTTTTCAGAAAAACTGATTCATTACATTGATAAATCCTGGGAGATTCCACCTCATGAAAAGTTATCAGAAAGGGAATTTCAGGTTTTTCTTATGATAGCAAAAGGCAAAAGTCTCATTGAGATTGCCAGAGAACTTTCCATAAGCATTAAAACTGTAAGCACCTATAGAGCAAGAATTCTTGAAAAACTTGGATGCGAAAACAATGCTGAAATTATAAATTACGCTATCAAGAATGGTCTGATAGCTTAG
- a CDS encoding MFS transporter has product MPIKDFLAIIYTTILTISALHMPQPLLPLLGSSFKVEMDTISLIMSATFIPLTVIPVISGVLLNFFSPRKMIIFAAAIHSFVVFSISMAENVYLVIFLRFIEGFLISAILTSNTTYIALKSVKEKIQFFMSYYIAFTIIGGLLGRVLGSIIANYFGWRACFQVMSLSLLVVLPIVYYFMEELKIPKIQKKDYLSFKNFKLVVFNKKIFYIYIAVFCLFFVFSGITNFLPFRIKSINKQASEMLIGLIYSGYITGIFISFIATKIIRVIGNERKTMLFGFSVYGFFLLILSLPNMLLIFIAMFGFCSGMFLVHSVASGYLNRIVTTQKSLVNGAYIAFYYSGGVVGSYLPGIVYKNFGWQSFIIILLILLFGGFFVVTKLSDHS; this is encoded by the coding sequence ATGCCAATTAAGGATTTTCTTGCCATAATCTATACAACCATACTTACAATTTCAGCATTGCACATGCCTCAGCCTCTTTTACCCCTACTTGGAAGTTCTTTTAAAGTTGAAATGGATACGATATCACTAATTATGAGTGCCACTTTCATTCCTCTTACAGTAATTCCTGTTATCTCAGGAGTTTTGCTTAATTTTTTTTCTCCAAGAAAAATGATCATCTTCGCTGCTGCAATACACTCTTTTGTTGTATTTTCAATATCTATGGCAGAAAATGTTTATCTGGTTATATTCCTCAGGTTTATAGAGGGTTTTTTAATCTCTGCAATTCTTACTTCAAACACAACATATATCGCATTAAAATCTGTAAAAGAAAAAATTCAATTTTTTATGTCCTATTATATTGCTTTTACAATAATTGGAGGACTTCTTGGAAGAGTTCTCGGTAGTATTATAGCTAATTATTTTGGGTGGAGAGCGTGTTTTCAAGTAATGTCATTGAGTCTTCTTGTTGTTCTTCCTATAGTTTATTATTTTATGGAAGAGCTTAAGATACCAAAAATTCAAAAAAAAGATTATCTTAGTTTTAAGAACTTTAAGCTTGTTGTTTTCAATAAAAAAATTTTTTATATTTACATCGCTGTTTTCTGCTTGTTTTTTGTTTTCTCGGGGATAACAAATTTCTTGCCTTTCAGGATAAAAAGCATTAATAAACAAGCCAGCGAAATGCTTATAGGACTTATTTATTCAGGTTACATCACGGGAATTTTCATATCCTTTATCGCAACAAAAATTATAAGAGTCATTGGGAACGAAAGAAAAACCATGTTATTTGGTTTTTCTGTCTATGGATTTTTTCTTTTGATATTAAGTCTACCCAACATGTTGCTAATATTTATTGCAATGTTTGGTTTTTGCTCTGGGATGTTTCTCGTTCATTCAGTAGCTTCTGGTTATTTAAATAGAATTGTAACAACACAAAAAAGCCTTGTAAATGGAGCATACATAGCTTTTTATTACTCAGGTGGTGTTGTTGGCTCTTATCTGCCAGGAATTGTATATAAAAATTTCGGGTGGCAAAGTTTTATAATAATTCTGCTCATTCTGCTATTTGGTGGTTTTTTTGTGGTCACTAAGCTATCAGACCATTCTTGA
- the glpX gene encoding class II fructose-bisphosphatase, with protein sequence MNSSLTPAILKVCELAAIEAARLMGKGDRKEADQAAVTAMRKALNDLPIKGRIVIGEGERDEAPMLYIGEEVGNATGPEVDIAVDPLEGTNLCATGMPNALTVMAVTERNGLLHCPDTYMEKLVVRPQAKGMVDIRKSVKENLQALAKALGRDIDDLVVVVLDRPRHENLIKEIRAAGARIKLISDGDITPAIAATVEGTGIHALMGIGGAPEGVLSAAAVKSLGGEMQARMRWRNEEEKKRAISYGMDIDEDKVYTLDDLVPSDDIIFVATGVTKGDLLNGVRFFGGGARTHSIVIESYQKIVRFVDTIHIFDKLVRITL encoded by the coding sequence ATGAATAGTTCATTGACTCCCGCAATTTTAAAAGTTTGCGAGCTTGCAGCAATTGAAGCTGCAAGATTGATGGGCAAGGGAGACAGAAAAGAAGCAGATCAGGCTGCTGTAACAGCAATGAGAAAGGCATTAAATGATTTACCAATCAAAGGTAGAATCGTTATAGGAGAAGGTGAAAGAGATGAAGCACCTATGCTTTATATTGGAGAAGAAGTTGGAAATGCAACTGGTCCTGAAGTGGACATAGCTGTTGATCCTCTTGAAGGAACAAATCTTTGCGCAACAGGAATGCCCAATGCTCTTACTGTTATGGCTGTAACAGAAAGAAATGGACTTCTTCACTGCCCTGACACATATATGGAAAAACTTGTTGTAAGACCACAAGCAAAGGGAATGGTTGATATAAGAAAATCTGTAAAAGAAAACCTTCAAGCCCTTGCAAAAGCTTTAGGACGTGACATAGATGACCTTGTTGTGGTTGTGCTTGACAGACCAAGACATGAAAATCTTATTAAAGAAATTCGCGCTGCTGGTGCAAGAATTAAATTAATCTCAGATGGAGATATAACACCAGCTATTGCAGCAACTGTTGAAGGAACAGGTATTCATGCGCTTATGGGCATTGGTGGAGCACCAGAAGGCGTGCTTTCAGCGGCAGCTGTAAAATCTCTTGGTGGAGAAATGCAGGCAAGAATGCGATGGAGAAATGAAGAAGAAAAAAAGCGTGCTATAAGCTATGGTATGGACATTGATGAAGACAAAGTTTACACTCTTGATGACCTCGTTCCAAGTGATGACATAATTTTTGTTGCTACAGGAGTAACAAAGGGAGACCTGCTTAATGGAGTAAGATTTTTTGGTGGAGGCGCAAGAACTCACTCAATTGTGATAGAATCCTATCAAAAGATTGTAAGATTTGTTGATACAATTCATATTTTTGACAAACTGGTAAGAATAACATTGTAG
- a CDS encoding zinc ribbon domain-containing protein translates to MPLYEFQCQKCNETFTKKMSISEMEKTKVRCPKCKSQKVKKIISSFYSITSKK, encoded by the coding sequence ATGCCTTTGTATGAGTTTCAATGCCAAAAGTGCAATGAAACTTTTACGAAGAAAATGAGCATAAGCGAAATGGAAAAAACAAAGGTAAGATGCCCAAAGTGTAAGTCTCAGAAAGTAAAAAAGATAATATCAAGTTTTTATTCAATAACCTCAAAAAAATAA
- the radC gene encoding DNA repair protein RadC — MKLKEWPEAERPRERLIKEGAQSLSDAQLLAVVLRTGINGKTVVETAIELLNKFGGLKGIEDASVNELQHIAGLGIAKIAQIKASFELGRRVLSHAEKEKNFNSANAVYNYLYPKLSGLKKEVFITLLLDTKLKLIKEIKVSEGILTQTIIHPREIFKEAVKHSAYAVILAHNHPSGDPTPSEQDLDITKKLKKASEILEISLLDHVIIGNGRYFSMKEKNLI; from the coding sequence ATGAAGCTTAAGGAATGGCCAGAAGCTGAAAGACCCAGAGAAAGACTTATTAAAGAAGGTGCTCAAAGCCTCTCAGATGCTCAATTGCTTGCTGTTGTTCTCAGAACAGGGATTAATGGAAAAACAGTGGTTGAAACAGCAATTGAGCTTTTAAATAAGTTTGGAGGATTAAAAGGAATTGAAGATGCATCAGTAAATGAACTTCAGCATATAGCAGGGCTTGGAATTGCAAAGATTGCTCAGATTAAAGCATCCTTTGAGCTGGGAAGAAGAGTTTTAAGCCATGCAGAAAAAGAAAAAAACTTTAATTCTGCCAATGCAGTTTACAATTATCTTTATCCTAAGCTTAGTGGATTAAAAAAAGAAGTTTTTATCACTCTTTTACTTGATACAAAGTTGAAACTCATCAAAGAGATTAAAGTTTCAGAAGGAATATTAACGCAAACAATAATTCATCCAAGAGAGATTTTTAAAGAAGCAGTAAAGCATTCAGCCTATGCAGTGATTCTTGCTCATAATCATCCAAGCGGAGACCCTACTCCTTCTGAGCAAGATCTGGATATTACAAAAAAATTAAAAAAGGCTTCTGAAATACTTGAAATTTCCCTTTTAGACCATGTAATTATAGGAAATGGAAGATACTTTAGCATGAAAGAAAAAAATCTAATTTAG
- the metG gene encoding methionine--tRNA ligase, whose protein sequence is MSQNKGFYITTPIYYVNDIPHIGHAYTTLAADILARYMRLKGKKVFFLTGTDEHGQKVEKAARERGRSPKEHADIMVENFKTLWNELNIRNDAFIRTTDEEHKKVVSAILQKLYDKGEIEKRKYSGMYCTPCERFWTAKDLIEGKCPDCGRDVEYIEEENYFFLMSKYQNSLIDYIEKNPEYILPETRKNEVLSFLKNKPLGDLCISRPRQRLSWGIPLPFDENYTTYVWFDALVNYYSALNYLAPKNIEWWPPDHHLIGKDILITHAVYWSTMLMALGMPLPRNIFAHGWWTVQGAKMSKSLGNVVNPHEIIKKYGVDTLRYFLFREVSFGLDGDFSEEAIVRRINNDLANDLGNLLNRFLVMNEKYMNGQINPMWIDDDFTIQIKKLITEIDNEKLWDEFKFNIVLEKIWEAISLTNNYIAKTEPWKISKEDSEKLSLILFNIWNSIRIITVFLYPFMPDTAMKIWNALGLKSLKIDYNMLSWSIQLKEVKTEKIEQIFPRIQTKKDNESEQKIKEDNSKMQELIGIEDFMKIKLKVGKVIEAERIKGSEKLIKLIVDIGQQRQIVAGIGKSYSPEQLIGKSIIVVSNLKPVKLMGVESQGMLLAATASDGTISILTVDREVNPGAGIK, encoded by the coding sequence ATGAGTCAAAATAAGGGATTTTATATTACAACACCAATTTATTATGTCAATGATATTCCACATATTGGACATGCCTACACAACACTGGCTGCAGACATACTGGCAAGATATATGAGACTTAAAGGGAAAAAAGTTTTTTTTCTTACAGGCACAGATGAACACGGACAGAAGGTTGAAAAAGCAGCTCGTGAGCGTGGTAGGTCTCCAAAGGAACATGCGGATATAATGGTTGAAAACTTTAAAACATTATGGAATGAATTAAATATACGCAATGATGCTTTTATACGAACAACTGATGAAGAACACAAAAAAGTTGTTAGTGCAATACTTCAAAAACTTTACGATAAAGGAGAAATTGAAAAAAGAAAATACTCAGGAATGTATTGCACTCCCTGTGAAAGATTCTGGACAGCCAAAGATTTAATAGAAGGAAAATGCCCTGACTGCGGAAGAGATGTTGAATACATTGAAGAAGAAAACTACTTTTTCCTCATGTCCAAATATCAGAACTCTCTCATTGATTACATTGAAAAAAATCCTGAATACATTCTTCCTGAAACGAGAAAAAATGAGGTTCTTTCATTTCTTAAAAATAAACCTCTTGGTGATCTTTGCATATCTCGTCCTCGACAGAGGCTTAGCTGGGGAATTCCTCTTCCCTTTGATGAAAACTATACTACCTATGTATGGTTTGATGCACTGGTTAATTATTACTCAGCATTGAATTATCTTGCACCCAAAAATATTGAGTGGTGGCCACCTGATCATCATTTAATTGGGAAAGACATTTTGATAACCCATGCAGTTTACTGGTCAACAATGCTCATGGCTTTGGGAATGCCTCTTCCAAGAAATATATTTGCCCATGGATGGTGGACTGTGCAGGGTGCTAAAATGTCAAAATCTCTTGGTAATGTTGTAAATCCCCATGAAATTATAAAAAAATATGGAGTAGATACCCTCAGATACTTTTTGTTCCGTGAAGTTTCCTTTGGCCTTGATGGAGATTTTTCAGAAGAAGCAATTGTAAGAAGAATAAACAATGATCTTGCCAATGACCTTGGTAATCTCCTCAATCGTTTTCTTGTGATGAATGAAAAATACATGAATGGTCAGATAAACCCAATGTGGATAGATGATGATTTTACAATACAAATTAAAAAATTAATAACAGAGATTGACAATGAAAAACTGTGGGATGAGTTCAAATTCAATATTGTTCTTGAAAAAATATGGGAAGCTATATCCCTTACAAACAACTATATTGCAAAAACAGAGCCATGGAAAATATCAAAAGAGGATTCTGAAAAACTCTCTCTTATACTTTTTAACATATGGAATAGCATCAGAATCATAACTGTTTTTCTCTATCCTTTTATGCCTGATACAGCGATGAAAATCTGGAATGCCTTAGGATTAAAATCTTTAAAAATTGATTATAATATGTTAAGCTGGAGTATTCAGTTAAAGGAGGTTAAGACTGAAAAGATTGAACAAATCTTTCCAAGAATACAGACAAAAAAAGATAATGAGTCAGAACAAAAAATCAAGGAAGACAACAGTAAAATGCAAGAGCTTATAGGTATAGAAGATTTTATGAAGATAAAACTTAAAGTAGGAAAGGTTATTGAAGCTGAAAGAATAAAGGGATCAGAAAAGCTTATAAAACTTATTGTAGATATTGGACAGCAAAGACAAATTGTTGCAGGAATTGGAAAATCCTATTCACCTGAACAGTTAATTGGCAAATCAATTATTGTTGTGTCCAACCTTAAACCAGTTAAACTCATGGGAGTTGAATCTCAAGGTATGCTACTCGCAGCAACTGCTTCAGATGGCACTATATCAATTCTTACAGTTGACAGAGAAGTTAATCCTGGTGCGGGAATAAAATGA